The Armatimonadota bacterium region GTGGCCGAGCCCGTGCTCTCCCACCGCCTCATCCTGCGCCCCGAGGCGCCGGCCGACAACGTCAGCGGCGCGCAAATCATCGAGGAGATCCTGGGCCAGGTGCCGGCACCCGCGCTCACGCGCTCCTGATCATGGACCTCCTGCTGCGCATCGTCTTCGGCGCCCCCGCCTTCGCCCTCGCCATCATGGCGCACGAATCCGCTCACGCCTTCGCCGCCTCGAAGCTCGGCGACCCCACCGCCCGCAACCTGGGGCGCGTCTCCCTCGATCCGCGCCGCCACTTCGACCCCCTCGGCGCCATTATCTACGTCGCCACCATGGTTTTCAGCCAGGGCCAATTCGGCTTCGGTTGGGCCAAGCCGGTGCCCATCAACCCCTTCAACTTCCGCGACCGGCGCCGCGACTTCATGCTCAGCTCCCTCGCCGGACCGGTGGCGAACCTGGTGCAGGCGGCGGCGTGGGCATTGC contains the following coding sequences:
- a CDS encoding site-2 protease family protein: MDLLLRIVFGAPAFALAIMAHESAHAFAASKLGDPTARNLGRVSLDPRRHFDPLGAIIYVATMVFSQGQFGFGWAKPVPINPFNFRDRRRDFMLSSLAGPVANLVQAAAWALLLRLYSRFAVTTAGFDPFAFMILFGIIINVVLAVFNMIPIPPLDGSRLLAWMLPEDLAYRLDRLEPFGFVIVMALLFFGLFGVVFDLVGSPLLELFLRIAAG